A portion of the Mesobacillus sp. AQ2 genome contains these proteins:
- the lepB gene encoding signal peptidase I, with the protein MREAMKREGAEWIKAFSLGIILFVFIRIFFFSNYVVEGESMLPTLEDGNKVVVNKLGYETDDLERFDVIVFHANEEEDYVKRVIGLPGDRIEYRKDRLFINGKKVAEPFLKQYRDQSPEGYLTGDFTLEDLTGVETVPDGKLFVLGDNRLGSWDSRQFGFISEKQVVGKVNLRYWPLEEMDIKF; encoded by the coding sequence ATGAGAGAAGCAATGAAAAGAGAAGGTGCAGAGTGGATCAAGGCTTTTTCGCTTGGCATTATCTTATTTGTCTTCATAAGAATCTTCTTCTTTTCCAATTACGTCGTTGAAGGGGAGTCGATGCTTCCGACATTGGAGGACGGGAATAAAGTCGTCGTCAACAAGTTGGGGTATGAGACGGATGATCTTGAGCGGTTTGATGTGATTGTCTTCCATGCGAATGAAGAGGAAGACTATGTGAAGCGGGTGATCGGGCTGCCGGGAGACCGGATCGAATATCGAAAGGACCGGTTATTCATCAATGGAAAGAAAGTGGCCGAACCATTTCTGAAGCAGTATCGTGACCAATCGCCAGAAGGTTATTTGACCGGTGATTTTACCCTCGAGGATTTGACCGGAGTTGAAACAGTGCCAGATGGAAAATTATTTGTTCTTGGTGATAATCGCCTCGGCAGCTGGGACAGCAGACAGTTTGGTTTCATTTCGGAAAAGCAGGTGGTTGGCAAGGTCAATCTGCGCTACTGGCCGCTTGAAGAAATGGATATAAAGTTTTGA
- a CDS encoding LCP family protein produces MRSDRHQHKKKRKRIRWSSIFLLLFLLAGAVLLYSYMQYRSGVNDSEEAANQNKQEYHFNGERDRNGLTNILLIGSDARGKEASRSDTIMIASYNPDTESYKLTSIMRDTYVEIPGHGMNKINAAFALGGPELLRQTIKDNFDVSLQYYSIVDFEGFVRLIDEAFPEGVEVNVEKQMSKGIGVTLEPGVQRLDGKHLLGYVRFRQDAVGDFGRVERQQSVIKEVGKEFASIQTLPKLPKLVGVVTPFINTNMDTGDILSMGKGLISKDYRDIETMRIPVEGSYEDQRVSGAGAVLAIDLEANRQALEEFLAK; encoded by the coding sequence ATGAGATCTGATAGGCACCAGCATAAGAAAAAAAGAAAAAGAATCAGATGGTCCAGCATTTTTTTGCTGCTGTTCCTCCTGGCAGGGGCCGTGCTGCTCTACTCCTATATGCAGTATCGCTCTGGAGTGAATGATTCGGAAGAGGCTGCGAATCAAAATAAGCAGGAATACCATTTTAACGGCGAGCGTGACCGTAACGGACTAACAAATATTCTGTTGATTGGCAGCGATGCCAGAGGGAAAGAAGCTTCCCGTTCGGATACAATCATGATTGCGAGCTATAATCCGGATACAGAATCTTATAAATTGACCTCGATTATGAGGGACACATATGTGGAAATTCCAGGACATGGGATGAATAAAATCAATGCAGCCTTTGCGCTTGGCGGACCGGAATTATTGAGACAGACAATCAAGGACAATTTTGATGTCAGCCTCCAATATTATTCGATCGTTGATTTCGAAGGATTTGTGCGCCTGATTGATGAGGCATTTCCCGAAGGTGTAGAGGTCAATGTTGAAAAGCAAATGTCAAAAGGAATTGGTGTCACATTGGAACCTGGTGTGCAAAGGCTGGATGGAAAACATTTGCTTGGATATGTCCGCTTCCGGCAGGATGCAGTCGGAGACTTTGGCCGAGTCGAACGTCAGCAAAGTGTCATAAAAGAGGTCGGCAAGGAGTTTGCCAGCATCCAGACGCTCCCGAAGCTTCCTAAACTGGTAGGAGTAGTTACTCCTTTCATCAATACCAATATGGATACTGGTGATATTTTGTCGATGGGTAAAGGCCTGATTTCAAAGGATTATCGGGATATTGAAACAATGAGAATTCCGGTTGAAGGGTCATACGAGGATCAGAGGGTGAGCGGTGCCGGTGCAGTGCTGGCGATTGATTTAGAAGCAAACAGACAGGCCCTGGAGGAATTTTTAGCTAAATAG
- a CDS encoding M48 family metallopeptidase, protein MARKMGFYGVVAYVLYGFAVYWYLFYFADSNLPFEFEGSRADPATFLNGRELMLSEEYSKVRNLLFFLSTPFEWLFYFLILLLGLSKAFKKWGEETSKNKIGQTAIYLIWLSFLAYLATFPLSYISYTLSRTYNISTQSFASWMKDELIDFWVNYAMMFVIVIVLYWLMNKFKRFWWLVAWLVSVPFTLFIMFLQPVVIDPLYNDFSPLKNKELEAKILDLAGQAKIPAEHVFEVDMAEKTNALNAYVTGIGSNSRIVLWDTTLNKLNDDQILFIMAHEMAHYVEKHIYIGIGGYLLLSLFGLYFVSKLMNWAVERWGKEFKLEHPGDLRSLPLFLMFLSMIMFAASPVSNLVSRYQETRADRYAIEMTDNTGAAISAFQELTKAGLSQVDPPWLVKIFRYGHPTMLERISRLEEYEIQKRNEMEDE, encoded by the coding sequence ATGGCGAGAAAGATGGGTTTTTACGGTGTGGTCGCCTATGTGCTCTATGGTTTTGCGGTGTACTGGTATTTATTTTACTTTGCTGATAGTAATCTTCCATTTGAGTTTGAGGGTTCGAGGGCAGATCCGGCAACATTCCTGAACGGGAGAGAACTTATGCTGAGCGAGGAATACTCGAAGGTCAGGAATTTATTATTCTTCCTGTCTACGCCCTTTGAGTGGCTGTTTTACTTTTTGATTCTGCTTCTGGGGCTGTCTAAAGCTTTTAAGAAATGGGGAGAAGAGACGTCGAAGAATAAGATTGGCCAGACTGCGATCTATTTAATCTGGCTTTCATTCTTAGCCTATCTGGCGACTTTCCCTCTAAGTTACATCAGTTACACCCTTTCCAGGACTTATAATATTTCCACACAGTCCTTTGCTTCCTGGATGAAGGACGAATTGATCGATTTCTGGGTCAATTATGCAATGATGTTTGTGATTGTCATTGTCCTGTACTGGCTTATGAACAAGTTCAAGCGCTTTTGGTGGCTGGTTGCCTGGCTGGTTTCCGTGCCGTTCACTTTGTTTATCATGTTCCTGCAACCTGTTGTGATCGATCCGTTGTACAATGATTTTTCTCCGCTGAAAAATAAAGAGCTGGAGGCAAAGATTCTTGATCTTGCCGGTCAGGCAAAAATCCCTGCGGAACATGTATTCGAAGTGGATATGGCAGAAAAGACTAATGCCCTTAATGCCTATGTGACGGGAATCGGATCCAATTCAAGGATCGTCCTCTGGGATACGACATTGAATAAATTGAATGATGACCAAATCTTGTTCATAATGGCCCATGAAATGGCCCATTACGTGGAGAAACATATATATATCGGGATTGGCGGATACCTATTGCTGTCCCTGTTCGGTCTCTACTTTGTCTCGAAATTGATGAATTGGGCAGTCGAACGATGGGGCAAGGAATTCAAACTGGAGCATCCTGGTGACTTGAGGTCGCTGCCGTTGTTCCTGATGTTCCTATCGATGATCATGTTTGCCGCAAGTCCTGTCTCTAACCTTGTGTCACGCTACCAGGAAACTCGTGCAGACCGGTACGCAATCGAAATGACGGATAACACCGGTGCGGCGATTTCTGCTTTCCAGGAACTGACGAAGGCGGGACTCAGTCAGGTTGATCCGCCTTGGCTGGTGAAAATCTTCCGCTACGGCCATCCAACCATGCTGGAGAGAATTTCGAGACTTGAGGAGTATGAAATTCAGAAGAGAAATGAAATGGAAGATGAATAG
- a CDS encoding TVP38/TMEM64 family protein yields the protein MDVEWMKEWFTIENIMELLSQYRSFGPIPGILLPMLEAFLPFLPLFLFVMANANAFGLWLGFLFSWTGAVLGALLVFWIFRRYGQGRLLRFLQRHPKVQKGMDWIERHGFGPIFLMLCFPFTPSALVNIVAGLSKISMAQYMLAVIAGKMVMIFTISFVGYDIRALITNPARTALVLVVIAILWYIGKRIEVKMNMSVQKNDD from the coding sequence ATGGATGTTGAATGGATGAAAGAATGGTTTACAATTGAAAATATTATGGAGCTGCTCAGCCAGTACCGTTCCTTTGGGCCGATTCCGGGGATTTTGCTGCCGATGCTCGAAGCATTTCTGCCATTCCTGCCGTTGTTTTTATTTGTCATGGCGAATGCGAATGCATTTGGGCTATGGCTTGGGTTTCTTTTTTCCTGGACTGGTGCGGTACTCGGAGCGTTGCTCGTATTTTGGATTTTCCGCCGATATGGCCAGGGACGACTTCTCCGGTTTTTACAGAGGCACCCAAAAGTCCAGAAAGGGATGGATTGGATTGAACGCCATGGTTTCGGGCCGATTTTCCTGATGCTGTGCTTTCCTTTTACTCCTTCTGCCCTCGTCAATATAGTCGCCGGGCTTTCAAAAATCAGCATGGCCCAGTATATGCTTGCTGTCATAGCGGGCAAAATGGTGATGATTTTTACCATCAGCTTCGTTGGCTATGATATTCGCGCCTTAATTACCAATCCGGCACGGACTGCCCTTGTTCTGGTGGTAATTGCCATCCTGTGGTATATCGGCAAAAGAATTGAAGTAAAAATGAATATGAGTGTTCAAAAAAACGATGACTGA
- a CDS encoding IDEAL domain-containing protein produces the protein MKEKSYSDTMKASVMKRIKAKESFVLDLYVDMLISEIQLNTKREKLMTRIDKAIDDRDKILFLNLTEELKDLNKQFGT, from the coding sequence ATGAAAGAGAAATCGTATTCTGATACCATGAAGGCCAGTGTGATGAAACGCATAAAAGCCAAGGAATCATTTGTTCTGGACCTGTATGTTGACATGTTAATCTCAGAAATTCAACTGAATACCAAAAGAGAAAAATTGATGACCAGAATCGACAAAGCGATAGATGACCGTGACAAAATCCTGTTTTTGAATTTGACGGAAGAGTTGAAAGATCTCAACAAACAATTTGGAACTTAA
- a CDS encoding competence protein ComK — MTGNSRNLVEEYEINPFTMIILPEEYGSRIYSRVIELEEEYVSPFRPIDIIKKSCRYFGSSYEGRKEGTKQLTGITHKTPIIIDPISSIYFMPTSSPTKPDCIWVSHEHVLFHKKVDAQSTQVTFRNKKTRILPVSHHSFENQLLRTSMLRTKFMQRMKETERKALYLLHGPKFNDSQGYPHVNLVSEVYKD; from the coding sequence ATGACAGGGAACTCAAGGAATTTAGTAGAAGAATATGAAATAAACCCTTTTACGATGATTATTCTACCTGAAGAATACGGCAGCAGGATTTACTCGAGGGTCATTGAACTGGAGGAGGAGTATGTATCCCCTTTCAGGCCGATAGATATTATCAAAAAAAGCTGCAGATATTTTGGAAGCAGTTATGAAGGCAGGAAAGAAGGAACGAAACAGCTTACCGGGATCACCCATAAAACCCCGATCATTATCGACCCTATAAGCTCCATCTATTTCATGCCGACAAGCTCACCCACAAAGCCGGACTGCATTTGGGTATCACATGAGCATGTGTTGTTCCATAAGAAAGTGGATGCCCAAAGTACACAAGTTACCTTCAGGAACAAGAAGACCAGGATTCTGCCGGTATCCCATCATTCATTCGAAAATCAGCTGCTTCGGACATCCATGCTGCGCACAAAATTCATGCAGCGGATGAAAGAAACTGAACGGAAAGCACTGTACCTTCTGCACGGTCCTAAATTCAATGACTCGCAAGGCTATCCTCATGTCAATCTGGTCAGTGAGGTATATAAAGACTAA
- a CDS encoding BTAD domain-containing putative transcriptional regulator translates to MQGTLPLIKTKLIVPSLQEQWIRRADFSKKMKAITEKRLTVIQAGAGYGKSTALAMYVRDQNEQCCWYTITSSDDDILPFLSYLTASIQTLFPDFGFELTAYMKKMDRYIREEELSMLSSLFINETLQIPAPIIVILDDFHAIEHSYHINVWMEKLLEHMPDHLHLVISTRTKPGWKVLAKMKARNELNEISKSDLIFGKEEIELLLSDYYQMTISDEQIDQLYNITEGWVIAVGMIAQQLPHLQSLDDLLTEPAKSLEDLFQYLVHEVFSKQPPMIQQFLEQTCIFEEISSEVCDHILGMNGSVQMLQQLAAKNLFIHQVGENQFRYHALFREFLENRLLTNRPEHYHYLILNSGRYFEKNGQWEEALYCYEKAGQYNAAAAIMDEQGLELLERGKLENLQERLVKIPQENKERYCSLLFLEGEVYRYRSMYQQAERCYEKAIQTAESTGNVEWESRALEGKAKIYLDTIQPLKAERILARAIELRETAKLEGTAKETGRLYRLLAENLINSGQAVKAEKWIERARAMGVQIEDGNLEARLYLRTGRFAETRRILTDIKGVDKLHLPLSHRETDLLLALIEAFTGNGMQAKILSQSGIEHGINSKAPFVEACGWIRMGHAVQLIDQYDLEMAEKCYETALDIMGRLSIERGKAEPLMGLCILYGSRREYERSAEAGRKALLETEQVKDVWLSALITLCMSISAIYNDRFKEAAEFLRKAEELFYQCGDEYGKMLLSFWDSVQYFTLGDEEGFKTAFASFLKRMKTGGYEFFLKKKTTFGPRDLQILSPMLIQAMKLSIVPAYTEKLMEDLKIPRLNAHPGYTLRVQTLGQFRLWLGDREVEDRSWQRGKAKELFQLFLTKRNQFLMKEDIFQILWPAYEDKNADRDFKVALNALNNVLEPARKARAAPFFVIRDGTGYGINPHAAIELDSRLFEEWAETGLEEKNTEKSIEELERALHLYNGDYLPERRYEDWCINERERLLVYFLRSAEKLAQLNVRRENYDSAIHWCQKILHKDRTWEEAYRLLMFCYYRKNNRPQAIRWYRKCCDVLEEELGVTPLEPTRHMYDMIIEGTNA, encoded by the coding sequence ATGCAGGGAACATTGCCATTGATCAAAACAAAGCTGATTGTCCCCAGTTTGCAGGAACAATGGATAAGGCGTGCGGATTTTTCGAAGAAAATGAAAGCGATTACCGAAAAACGGCTGACCGTTATCCAGGCAGGGGCAGGTTATGGGAAGAGTACCGCTCTCGCGATGTATGTCAGGGACCAGAACGAGCAATGCTGCTGGTATACCATCACTTCTTCCGATGACGATATTCTCCCGTTTTTATCCTATTTGACAGCTTCGATCCAAACCTTGTTCCCGGACTTTGGCTTTGAATTAACAGCCTATATGAAAAAGATGGATCGCTATATAAGAGAAGAGGAATTAAGCATGCTCTCTTCGCTTTTCATCAACGAAACCTTGCAAATACCTGCGCCAATTATCGTCATCCTGGATGATTTCCACGCAATAGAACATTCCTACCATATCAATGTCTGGATGGAAAAGCTGCTTGAGCATATGCCAGACCATCTTCATCTCGTCATTTCGACCAGGACGAAGCCGGGTTGGAAGGTTCTTGCCAAAATGAAGGCAAGGAATGAGTTGAATGAGATTTCGAAAAGCGATTTGATTTTTGGCAAGGAAGAAATCGAATTACTGCTCTCTGACTATTATCAAATGACAATCAGTGACGAACAAATCGACCAATTGTACAACATTACTGAAGGCTGGGTCATCGCGGTCGGAATGATTGCTCAGCAGCTGCCTCATCTTCAGAGTCTTGATGACCTTTTAACGGAGCCTGCAAAGTCGCTGGAGGATTTGTTTCAATACCTGGTTCATGAAGTATTCTCAAAACAGCCTCCGATGATTCAGCAGTTCCTCGAGCAGACCTGCATTTTCGAAGAAATCAGCTCTGAAGTATGTGATCACATACTTGGCATGAACGGTTCAGTCCAGATGCTGCAGCAGCTGGCAGCGAAAAACCTGTTCATTCATCAAGTTGGCGAGAACCAATTCCGCTATCATGCTCTTTTCCGTGAGTTCCTCGAGAATCGGCTGCTCACAAACCGGCCAGAGCATTACCATTATTTGATTTTGAACAGTGGACGTTATTTTGAAAAGAACGGACAGTGGGAAGAAGCTTTATACTGCTATGAAAAGGCCGGCCAATATAATGCAGCAGCAGCGATTATGGATGAACAGGGATTGGAACTCCTTGAGAGGGGCAAACTCGAGAATCTGCAGGAGCGGCTGGTAAAAATCCCACAGGAAAATAAAGAGCGCTATTGTTCCCTATTATTCCTGGAAGGTGAGGTTTATCGCTACCGGTCCATGTACCAGCAGGCGGAAAGATGTTATGAAAAAGCGATCCAGACAGCTGAGAGTACCGGCAATGTGGAGTGGGAAAGCAGAGCGCTTGAAGGAAAAGCAAAAATATATCTTGATACAATTCAGCCTCTGAAAGCGGAACGTATTTTGGCCAGGGCAATCGAACTCAGGGAAACAGCAAAGCTCGAGGGCACAGCCAAGGAAACAGGGAGACTGTACAGGCTGCTTGCCGAAAACCTGATCAATTCCGGACAGGCAGTGAAAGCTGAAAAATGGATTGAACGGGCGAGGGCGATGGGGGTGCAGATTGAAGACGGGAACCTTGAGGCTCGTCTCTACCTTAGGACCGGCCGATTCGCTGAGACCAGGAGGATTTTAACGGATATAAAGGGAGTGGATAAGCTCCACCTGCCCCTATCCCATCGGGAAACAGACTTGTTGTTGGCATTGATTGAAGCTTTTACAGGCAATGGAATGCAAGCGAAGATCCTGTCCCAGTCAGGCATTGAACATGGGATCAACAGCAAGGCACCATTCGTGGAGGCGTGCGGCTGGATCAGAATGGGGCATGCTGTTCAGCTGATTGATCAATACGATCTGGAGATGGCAGAAAAATGCTATGAAACTGCACTCGATATTATGGGCCGGCTGAGCATCGAAAGAGGGAAGGCTGAACCGCTGATGGGCCTTTGCATACTCTATGGGTCAAGAAGGGAATATGAGCGTTCTGCCGAGGCTGGAAGAAAGGCGCTGCTTGAAACGGAACAGGTGAAGGATGTTTGGCTTTCTGCCTTGATCACGCTTTGCATGTCAATCTCGGCCATTTACAATGACAGGTTCAAGGAAGCAGCCGAATTCCTGAGAAAAGCAGAGGAATTGTTCTATCAGTGCGGTGATGAGTATGGCAAAATGCTGCTGTCATTCTGGGATTCAGTTCAATATTTTACATTAGGCGATGAAGAAGGTTTCAAAACGGCATTCGCCAGCTTTTTAAAAAGAATGAAAACTGGTGGATATGAATTTTTCCTGAAAAAGAAGACGACATTTGGCCCCCGGGACTTGCAGATCCTCTCCCCGATGCTGATTCAGGCAATGAAGCTTTCAATTGTTCCGGCATATACGGAGAAGCTGATGGAGGATTTAAAAATTCCACGCCTTAATGCCCATCCTGGCTATACGTTAAGGGTTCAGACTCTGGGACAATTCCGTCTTTGGCTTGGGGATAGGGAAGTGGAGGACAGAAGCTGGCAAAGAGGGAAGGCGAAAGAGCTTTTCCAGCTTTTCCTGACAAAAAGGAATCAGTTCTTGATGAAAGAAGATATCTTTCAGATTCTGTGGCCAGCATATGAGGATAAAAATGCAGACAGAGATTTCAAAGTCGCGCTGAATGCTTTGAACAATGTCCTTGAACCTGCACGTAAGGCAAGGGCAGCCCCGTTTTTCGTCATCAGGGATGGGACTGGTTATGGAATAAATCCTCACGCAGCGATAGAGCTGGATTCACGCCTTTTCGAAGAATGGGCAGAAACCGGTCTGGAAGAGAAGAACACCGAAAAATCAATAGAGGAACTAGAGCGCGCATTGCATTTATATAATGGGGATTATCTCCCGGAACGGAGATATGAAGACTGGTGCATCAATGAGCGGGAAAGGCTGCTGGTCTATTTTTTGCGCAGTGCCGAGAAACTGGCACAGCTGAATGTTAGGCGTGAAAACTATGACTCTGCCATCCACTGGTGCCAAAAAATCCTCCACAAGGATCGAACATGGGAGGAAGCGTATAGACTATTGATGTTTTGCTATTATCGAAAAAACAATCGTCCACAGGCAATCCGGTGGTATCGGAAGTGTTGTGACGTACTGGAGGAAGAGCTAGGTGTAACTCCGCTTGAACCGACCAGGCATATGTATGACATGATCATCGAAGGAACGAATGCGTGA
- a CDS encoding VOC family protein — MERQIHSSLKVLLVSDLDRAKKFYSEVLGCEVTDWWVIRDGFTGLGIKLLEASDPKDVRPNPPPKGSDIGIDLYCYVEDWKALDELYHEFKSKGAPIVIEPWVDENNGPWKEFAIKDLDDYCIAFGGTDGS, encoded by the coding sequence ATGGAAAGGCAGATTCATAGTTCGCTAAAGGTATTGCTAGTTTCAGATCTTGATCGTGCAAAGAAATTTTATTCGGAAGTATTAGGCTGCGAAGTAACGGACTGGTGGGTAATCCGGGATGGCTTTACAGGGCTTGGAATCAAACTGCTGGAAGCAAGTGATCCAAAAGACGTCAGGCCAAATCCTCCGCCGAAAGGGTCAGACATTGGTATTGACTTATATTGTTATGTCGAGGATTGGAAGGCACTGGATGAACTTTATCACGAATTTAAATCAAAAGGTGCTCCTATAGTGATCGAACCGTGGGTGGATGAAAATAATGGACCCTGGAAGGAATTTGCCATTAAGGACCTTGATGACTACTGTATCGCCTTTGGCGGGACAGATGGCTCATAA
- a CDS encoding DUF3949 domain-containing protein: MDSIFWFLIILFSLPLLITTAIMTPIQYKYIKTMEDSQKRRKQILSEMYEEMPVQEEVLHMNLQSNPLFLPANILAGIIYKLRHR; this comes from the coding sequence ATGGATTCTATATTCTGGTTTCTTATCATCCTTTTCAGTTTGCCATTGCTGATTACAACTGCGATCATGACACCGATTCAATACAAGTACATAAAAACCATGGAAGATTCACAGAAAAGGCGAAAGCAAATACTGAGTGAAATGTATGAGGAAATGCCTGTCCAGGAAGAAGTCCTGCACATGAACCTGCAGTCGAATCCATTGTTCCTGCCGGCGAATATCCTCGCGGGAATCATCTATAAACTCAGACACAGATAA
- a CDS encoding S9 family peptidase gives MEKRLIKAEDLFELKSVTDPQFSPDGKKCVFVQTEMLEKKNDYASNLYIIDIDKGGEPKQWTYGENRSQTPRWSPDGTKLTFVSNRSGKNQIFVLDAAGGEAMQVTDFENGASGPVWSPDGKKIACSVSLKPDEDLFEKADEKKDDKKQEPFVAEEMKYKSDSAGFWDGKYRQTVIVNVVDGEAEVVAKGEADYHLQCWSPDGKSLVLSADESPERDFSFKSDLLLMDIKSGDKTKITNGKGYFGNAVFSPDGKYIGYIGHEREFENATLSQLYIRDMETGNVQCITENMDILVGDAVAADFQQGAHSPGLIWGDDSESLYFLATDQGNTVLYFANLNGEVYPALLDQQHVYGYTLDRKNQRIVAAISNPVLPGELFQLEVTTGEMKQLTSVNEKFLDSITLSQPEQISFQAGDGTPLHGWIMKPAGYEEGKKYPLILEVHGGPHAMYANSYFNEFQVLAAEGYGVLYINPRGSHGYGQQFVNAVRGDYGGGDYQDVMDAVDYALKNYDFIDKDRLGVTGGSYGGFMTNWIVGHTDRFKAAVTQRSISNWISFYGVSDIGYYFTEWQIRADLSNLETLWKHSPLAYVDKINTPLLILHSEKDYRCPIEQAEQLFIALKRQGKETRFIRFPESNHELSRSGKPNLRLSRLAAIVDWFNSHL, from the coding sequence ATGGAAAAAAGATTGATCAAGGCAGAAGATTTATTTGAATTGAAATCCGTCACAGATCCCCAGTTTTCGCCTGATGGTAAAAAGTGTGTGTTTGTGCAGACTGAGATGTTGGAGAAGAAGAATGATTATGCCTCCAATCTATACATAATTGATATAGACAAAGGCGGGGAGCCGAAACAATGGACCTATGGGGAAAACCGCAGTCAAACACCACGATGGTCACCGGACGGCACGAAGCTCACATTCGTTTCGAACCGCAGCGGGAAGAATCAAATTTTTGTCCTGGATGCAGCTGGCGGTGAGGCAATGCAGGTGACTGATTTCGAGAATGGTGCCAGTGGCCCAGTGTGGTCTCCGGACGGTAAAAAAATTGCTTGTTCCGTCTCATTAAAACCGGATGAGGATTTGTTTGAGAAAGCAGACGAAAAAAAGGATGACAAGAAACAAGAACCGTTCGTTGCTGAGGAAATGAAATATAAATCAGACTCTGCTGGCTTCTGGGATGGGAAGTACAGGCAGACTGTCATTGTGAATGTTGTAGATGGAGAGGCGGAGGTGGTTGCAAAAGGAGAAGCAGACTACCATTTGCAGTGCTGGTCTCCTGATGGCAAGAGTCTTGTATTGTCGGCGGATGAGTCGCCGGAACGGGATTTTTCATTTAAGAGCGACCTATTGCTGATGGACATCAAGTCAGGAGACAAAACAAAGATTACAAATGGCAAAGGGTACTTTGGCAATGCAGTTTTTTCTCCAGATGGAAAATACATTGGCTATATAGGGCATGAAAGGGAATTTGAGAATGCCACTTTAAGCCAGTTATATATTCGGGACATGGAGACTGGGAATGTGCAATGCATTACGGAAAACATGGATATCCTTGTCGGTGACGCTGTTGCGGCGGATTTCCAACAGGGAGCCCACAGTCCGGGGTTGATTTGGGGTGATGACAGTGAAAGCCTATATTTCCTGGCGACCGACCAGGGAAACACTGTTTTATATTTCGCTAACTTAAATGGAGAAGTGTACCCAGCGCTACTCGATCAGCAGCATGTATATGGTTATACACTGGACAGGAAAAATCAGAGGATTGTTGCCGCGATCAGCAACCCGGTGCTTCCTGGGGAACTGTTCCAACTGGAAGTAACCACTGGTGAAATGAAGCAGTTGACCTCAGTGAACGAAAAGTTCCTGGATTCCATTACTTTATCTCAGCCAGAACAGATTTCATTCCAGGCTGGTGACGGCACGCCCCTCCATGGATGGATCATGAAGCCAGCTGGCTATGAAGAGGGCAAAAAGTATCCGCTGATTCTTGAAGTTCACGGCGGCCCGCACGCAATGTATGCAAACTCTTATTTCAACGAGTTCCAGGTCCTCGCGGCAGAAGGCTATGGAGTTCTTTATATCAATCCGCGCGGCAGCCACGGCTATGGGCAGCAATTTGTCAATGCCGTGCGCGGTGATTATGGCGGCGGAGACTACCAGGATGTCATGGATGCCGTCGATTATGCGCTGAAAAACTACGATTTCATTGACAAGGACCGTTTGGGAGTGACCGGCGGCAGCTATGGCGGATTCATGACAAACTGGATCGTCGGCCATACAGACAGATTCAAGGCAGCGGTAACCCAGCGCTCGATTTCAAACTGGATCAGCTTCTATGGTGTCAGTGATATCGGCTACTATTTTACCGAGTGGCAAATCAGGGCAGACCTAAGCAATCTGGAAACATTATGGAAGCACTCACCATTGGCTTATGTGGATAAAATCAATACACCACTACTGATTCTTCACAGTGAAAAGGATTACCGCTGTCCGATTGAACAAGCTGAGCAGCTTTTCATCGCTTTAAAGAGACAGGGGAAAGAAACAAGATTCATCCGATTCCCTGAATCAAACCATGAGCTATCAAGAAGCGGAAAGCCGAATTTGCGCTTGAGCAGACTGGCAGCTATTGTTGATTGGTTTAATAGCCATCTGTAA